One genomic region from Arthrobacter sp. FB24 encodes:
- a CDS encoding peptide chain release factor 3, with product MSQEVLSPARVQEIHKQAARRRTFAVISHPDAGKSTLTEALALHAKVIGTAGASSGKANRKETVSDWMQMEKDRGISISSAALQFAYRDTVINLLDTPGHADFSEDTYRVLAAVDCAVMLVDAAKGLETQTMKLFEVCKQRNLPIITVINKWDRPGLDALALMDEITERTGLQPMPLTWAVGISGDFRGVWDLRNDRFARFQRNNAGANIALTEYFTPEEAAVNQGEDWSNAVDEAGLVIESNLEFDVDAFHAGKATPILFSSAALNFGVKEILDALVDFAPPAAPRPDVEGEPRAVDAPFAGFVFKVQAGMNKAHRDHVAFIRVCSGVFERGMVVTQTRTGKSFATKYAQQVFGREREVIDEAFPGDVVGLVNASSLRVGDSLFLDEPVEFPAIPLFAPEHFQVARSKDPSRFKQFRRGIEQLEHEGVIQVLRSDIRGDQAPVLAAVGPMQFEVVEDRMALSAPMRLERLPYSMARISTADAMPALANVPGAEVLLRSDGEYLALFNDIWALRRIEKNHPDLTLLPIGTHNPAK from the coding sequence GTGTCTCAAGAAGTCCTTAGCCCCGCCCGAGTCCAGGAGATTCACAAGCAGGCTGCCCGGCGTCGGACTTTCGCGGTCATTTCCCACCCTGACGCCGGCAAGTCCACGCTCACCGAAGCGCTGGCCCTGCATGCGAAGGTGATCGGCACGGCCGGCGCGTCCAGCGGCAAGGCCAACCGCAAGGAAACGGTCTCGGACTGGATGCAGATGGAAAAGGACCGCGGCATCTCCATCAGTTCCGCAGCCCTGCAGTTCGCCTACCGGGACACCGTGATCAACCTGCTGGACACCCCCGGCCACGCGGACTTCTCCGAGGACACCTACCGCGTCCTGGCCGCCGTCGACTGCGCCGTCATGCTGGTTGACGCGGCCAAGGGCCTGGAAACACAGACCATGAAGCTCTTCGAGGTCTGCAAGCAGCGCAACCTGCCCATCATCACGGTGATCAACAAGTGGGACCGCCCCGGCCTGGATGCGCTGGCCCTCATGGACGAAATCACCGAGCGCACGGGACTCCAGCCGATGCCGCTGACCTGGGCTGTGGGCATCTCGGGCGACTTCCGCGGCGTGTGGGACCTCCGCAACGACCGCTTCGCGCGGTTCCAGCGCAACAACGCCGGCGCCAACATCGCGCTCACCGAGTACTTCACCCCCGAGGAAGCCGCCGTCAACCAGGGCGAGGACTGGTCCAACGCCGTGGACGAAGCGGGGCTGGTCATCGAATCCAACCTGGAGTTCGATGTCGACGCCTTCCACGCAGGCAAGGCCACTCCGATCCTCTTCAGCTCCGCGGCCCTCAACTTCGGCGTCAAGGAAATCCTCGACGCCCTGGTGGACTTCGCCCCGCCGGCGGCGCCGCGGCCCGACGTCGAAGGCGAACCGCGTGCGGTGGATGCCCCGTTCGCGGGCTTTGTCTTCAAGGTCCAGGCCGGCATGAACAAGGCCCACCGCGACCACGTGGCCTTCATCCGCGTATGCTCCGGCGTGTTCGAGCGCGGCATGGTGGTGACGCAGACGCGGACCGGCAAGTCATTCGCCACCAAGTACGCCCAGCAGGTGTTCGGCCGTGAGCGCGAGGTCATTGACGAAGCGTTCCCCGGCGACGTGGTCGGCCTGGTCAACGCCTCGTCCCTCCGGGTGGGTGACAGCCTGTTCCTGGACGAACCCGTGGAGTTCCCCGCGATCCCGCTGTTCGCGCCGGAGCACTTCCAAGTGGCACGCTCCAAGGACCCCAGCCGCTTCAAGCAGTTCCGCCGCGGCATTGAGCAGCTCGAGCACGAAGGCGTCATCCAGGTGCTCCGCTCCGACATCCGCGGCGACCAGGCGCCGGTGCTCGCCGCCGTCGGCCCCATGCAGTTCGAGGTGGTGGAGGACCGCATGGCGCTCAGCGCGCCGATGCGCCTGGAGCGGCTCCCGTATTCGATGGCAAGGATTTCGACGGCGGACGCCATGCCCGCCCTGGCCAACGTGCCGGGCGCCGAGGTGCTGCTGCGCTCCGACGGTGAATACCTGGCCCTGTTCAACGACATTTGGGCGTTGCGCCGGATCGAAAAGAACCACCCGGACCTGACACTGCTGCCGATCGGCACGCACAACCCCGCCAAATAG
- a CDS encoding sialidase family protein translates to MARPATEHVLAERGRGGYRQYRIPAMAVTARGTLLAAYDGRPNLDDLPSPIDLLLRRSGDSGRSWQAQQVVRTGVGLEGYGDPSLLVDAETGRIFMFHAAGTRAGFFEAAEGAGNDGDVQHCDVSYSDDDGLTWRHRRLTDQLKLAAGRGRGITGIFAAAGQGIQIHAGPFSGRLVQQYVVLVQGNILAASAYSDDHGETWTLGEFIGPSTAGGEAGAPTAGEAAPNENKVACLNDGRLLLHSRATPRRLSALSGDGGHSWSPLTAIADLPDPSDNGSVTRFDGLPLPLGHATAETDAWVLATNNHDTALRRNTVLSLSRDNGASWPAKLVICPGSSAYSTAARLPDGNIGVLYERQGYREIVFCSIPPAQLTDAAALRQGNRRDARQDSARPDQPSGRASGPPASGMVFDMELRSITPGRPEVWQNAGEFHVLAADAGQWDVHTWKEIGQGYSPESAQVVGTREAQDLNYGPVSTGYKAGDILAFTGRARNSGPEVLAGVRLTGPGAEEFGPADLQPGEESLYFTPVCTVTAQDVGRGSLDVRYGVEWTAAGVNGRLERRFTFNMADGSVDIGPV, encoded by the coding sequence ATGGCGCGTCCCGCCACGGAACACGTACTGGCTGAACGCGGCAGGGGCGGCTACCGGCAGTACAGGATTCCCGCGATGGCTGTGACGGCCCGCGGCACCCTGCTCGCCGCCTATGACGGACGACCCAACCTTGATGATCTTCCCAGCCCGATAGATCTTCTGCTACGGCGCAGCGGGGACAGCGGCCGGTCCTGGCAGGCCCAGCAGGTGGTGCGCACCGGCGTCGGGCTTGAAGGGTACGGGGATCCAAGCCTGCTGGTGGACGCCGAAACGGGCCGGATCTTCATGTTCCACGCGGCCGGCACTCGCGCAGGCTTCTTTGAAGCCGCCGAAGGAGCGGGGAACGACGGCGACGTCCAGCACTGCGACGTCAGCTACTCCGACGACGACGGGCTGACCTGGCGGCACCGCCGACTCACGGACCAGCTCAAGCTCGCTGCCGGCCGGGGCCGCGGAATTACCGGAATCTTCGCCGCGGCGGGGCAGGGCATCCAAATCCATGCCGGGCCGTTCTCCGGGAGGCTCGTCCAGCAGTATGTGGTCCTGGTGCAGGGGAACATTTTGGCGGCGTCCGCCTACAGCGACGACCACGGCGAAACCTGGACGCTGGGGGAGTTCATCGGCCCTTCGACGGCGGGTGGGGAAGCAGGCGCGCCGACAGCTGGCGAGGCGGCACCCAACGAGAACAAGGTCGCCTGCCTCAACGACGGCAGGCTCCTGCTCCACAGCCGCGCCACTCCACGCCGGCTATCAGCGCTCTCCGGCGACGGCGGGCACAGCTGGAGTCCGCTGACCGCCATTGCGGACCTTCCCGATCCCAGCGACAACGGCTCGGTGACCCGATTTGACGGTCTGCCGCTTCCGCTAGGCCACGCCACCGCAGAAACGGACGCGTGGGTGCTGGCAACCAACAACCACGACACCGCGTTGCGCCGCAACACCGTGCTCAGCCTCTCCCGGGACAACGGGGCCAGCTGGCCGGCGAAGCTCGTCATTTGCCCGGGCAGCTCGGCGTATTCAACGGCGGCCAGGCTGCCCGACGGGAACATCGGAGTCCTCTACGAGCGCCAGGGCTACCGGGAAATTGTGTTCTGCTCCATTCCGCCGGCCCAGCTCACGGATGCCGCCGCACTCCGTCAGGGCAACCGCCGTGACGCCCGCCAGGACTCTGCTCGGCCAGACCAGCCTTCCGGAAGGGCTTCCGGCCCCCCGGCATCGGGGATGGTATTCGATATGGAACTGCGCTCCATCACGCCCGGCCGTCCCGAGGTGTGGCAGAACGCCGGCGAATTCCACGTGCTGGCCGCCGATGCGGGGCAGTGGGACGTCCACACGTGGAAGGAGATCGGCCAGGGGTACTCGCCGGAGTCAGCCCAAGTGGTCGGAACGCGCGAGGCGCAGGACCTGAACTACGGGCCGGTCTCCACCGGCTACAAGGCGGGGGACATCCTTGCCTTCACCGGGCGCGCACGCAACAGCGGCCCGGAGGTGTTGGCCGGCGTGCGGCTGACTGGTCCGGGGGCGGAAGAGTTCGGCCCGGCAGACCTGCAGCCCGGCGAGGAATCGCTGTACTTCACCCCTGTCTGCACCGTGACGGCGCAGGATGTGGGGCGCGGTTCGCTGGACGTCAGGTACGGGGTGGAGTGGACGGCGGCCGGCGTGAACGGGCGGCTGGAGCGCCGGTTCACGTTCAACATGGCAGACGGCAGCGTGGACATTGGCCCGGTGTAA
- a CDS encoding GAF domain-containing serine/threonine-protein kinase, with the protein MAASMEPGYLLSGRYRIEALIGRGSQSGVYRAFDELLQREVAVKLFRDDPGNLDHTRRQGEEVRILAGMSHHALVTLLDAGADFSDPRHRRTYLVMELVRGPDLRARAAQGPINAAHLALIGHDLADGLAYIHHHGIVHRDVKPANILLVDYNNDDRRPRAKLSDFGVAMILGDGNRTGPAESSGTPQYLSPEQAASEPVGPPSDVYSLGLVLLEGLTGNPVYPGAPIASAMARLLRDPHIPDVVAPKWAALLSSMLSREPSARPGARDVSLALRQEVISAAGRRRSISPSPSEVPAEAPPSYDSAANEEARIRAVERYRILDSPPDGTFDRIVGLAARMFSVPVAIVSVVDHDRIWFKAHHGTEVGEIGRDPGLCASAILQDEVWVVPDAVTDPRTLANPLVAGEFGLQFYAGVPLRTPDGYNLGTICILDRQPREFTAEDSRALEDLAAIVMNDLELRLQSRSAVASAR; encoded by the coding sequence ATGGCTGCAAGCATGGAACCCGGCTACCTCCTCAGCGGCCGATACCGGATTGAGGCCCTGATTGGCCGCGGGAGCCAGTCCGGCGTCTACCGGGCCTTCGATGAACTCCTGCAGCGCGAAGTCGCGGTCAAACTCTTCCGCGACGATCCCGGAAACCTGGACCACACGCGCCGCCAGGGGGAGGAAGTCCGTATCCTGGCGGGAATGAGCCACCACGCGCTGGTCACCCTGCTGGACGCAGGAGCGGACTTCAGCGATCCCCGGCACCGCCGCACGTACCTGGTCATGGAACTGGTCCGCGGACCGGACCTGCGCGCACGCGCGGCCCAGGGTCCCATCAACGCCGCGCATCTGGCGCTGATCGGCCACGATCTCGCCGACGGACTCGCGTATATCCACCATCACGGCATCGTCCACCGCGACGTCAAGCCGGCCAACATCCTCCTGGTGGACTACAACAACGATGACCGCCGGCCACGTGCCAAGCTGAGCGATTTCGGCGTGGCCATGATCCTCGGGGACGGTAACCGCACCGGCCCCGCGGAAAGTTCCGGCACCCCGCAGTACCTCAGCCCGGAACAGGCCGCCAGCGAGCCGGTGGGACCGCCCAGCGATGTGTACTCCCTGGGGCTGGTCCTGCTCGAGGGCCTGACCGGCAATCCGGTGTACCCGGGTGCGCCGATCGCCTCAGCCATGGCACGGCTCCTGCGGGATCCGCACATCCCCGACGTCGTGGCACCGAAATGGGCTGCCCTGCTCAGTTCCATGCTGTCCCGCGAGCCTTCGGCCCGGCCGGGTGCCCGGGACGTTTCCCTTGCCCTCCGGCAGGAAGTCATCAGCGCCGCCGGGCGCCGGCGGAGCATCAGTCCGTCTCCGTCCGAGGTGCCGGCGGAAGCACCGCCGTCGTACGATTCCGCCGCGAACGAAGAGGCGCGGATACGCGCCGTCGAACGCTACCGGATCCTGGACTCGCCCCCGGACGGCACATTCGACCGGATCGTAGGCCTGGCTGCGCGGATGTTCTCCGTGCCCGTGGCCATCGTCAGCGTGGTGGACCACGACCGGATCTGGTTCAAGGCCCATCACGGGACCGAGGTAGGCGAGATCGGGCGGGACCCCGGGCTGTGCGCCTCCGCCATCCTGCAGGACGAGGTCTGGGTGGTTCCGGACGCAGTCACAGACCCTCGCACCCTGGCGAACCCGCTCGTCGCGGGGGAGTTCGGACTGCAGTTCTATGCCGGAGTGCCGCTGCGCACTCCCGACGGCTACAACCTCGGGACCATCTGCATCCTGGACCGCCAGCCGCGGGAGTTCACCGCCGAGGATTCCCGCGCCCTGGAGGACCTGGCCGCCATCGTGATGAACGACCTTGAGCTGCGGCTGCAAAGCCGCAGCGCAGTGGCGTCCGCCCGATGA
- a CDS encoding dipeptide/oligopeptide/nickel ABC transporter permease/ATP-binding protein, translating into MRSKLAERLSAPGIRFKALPWSSRFALVFLVAVIAAAILAPVLAPHDPLETFIPATSPGGEHLFGTDRLGRDIFSRLLYGSQSSLLIGLGAVALAVAAGALLGSLAATSSKAVNELIMRLMDILMAFPGIALAAVLLAAFGNSIPTIIVAIAVIYTPQLARVVRANVLSQYGEDYVRAERVIGAGRFYILLKHIVRNTAAPVLVFATVMVADAIILEASLSFLGAGVQDPAPSWGNVISYGRNLVLSGGWWATTFAGLTILLTVLALNILAEGLTDAMVNPKLRRAPVVKDDDGTASSVAGAAVDTEVATSVAQPSVVEEHELDGVRAASGDALTEEHYNTSALLTDAKVAAASPHVLLDRELELLAAIEAKRTDRLPQVPSGARNVLEVKNLSIRFPGRFGDTAIVDNVSFTVREGETMGLVGESGCGKSITSLAIMGLLPKTAQISGSITFDGKELLDPATGHSSPQAYEGLRGQQIAMVYQDALSSLNPSMKIKEQMEQLTRRGGRKTPTELLEMVRLDPVRTLASYPHELSGGQRQRVLIAMALSRSPKIVVADEPTTALDVTVQKQVVDLLNELREQLGFAMVFVSHDLALVASLAHRITVMYAGQVVESAQASELLQNPKHEYTRGLLGAVLSIEADAVRLHQIPGTVPSPRDFAPGDRFAARSLRADADPNQRLVLTAVRSTQGNDADHYWASHLKEDAK; encoded by the coding sequence ATGCGAAGCAAACTCGCTGAACGGCTCAGTGCCCCCGGGATCCGCTTCAAGGCCCTGCCGTGGAGCTCCCGCTTTGCGCTCGTGTTCCTGGTGGCCGTCATCGCCGCCGCCATCCTGGCTCCGGTACTCGCCCCGCACGACCCGCTCGAAACCTTCATCCCCGCCACCTCGCCCGGCGGTGAGCACCTCTTCGGCACCGACCGGCTGGGCCGGGACATCTTCTCCCGACTGCTGTACGGCTCGCAGTCCTCGCTGCTGATCGGCCTCGGCGCCGTGGCGCTGGCGGTAGCGGCAGGCGCCCTGCTGGGATCCCTGGCAGCCACGTCCAGCAAAGCTGTCAATGAACTGATCATGCGCCTGATGGACATCCTCATGGCGTTCCCCGGCATCGCCCTGGCCGCGGTCCTGTTGGCCGCCTTCGGCAACTCGATACCCACCATCATCGTGGCGATTGCGGTCATCTATACCCCGCAACTGGCCCGCGTGGTGCGTGCCAACGTGCTGTCGCAGTACGGCGAGGATTACGTCCGCGCCGAACGGGTGATCGGTGCAGGCCGGTTCTACATCCTGCTCAAGCACATCGTCCGGAACACCGCAGCCCCCGTCCTCGTATTCGCCACGGTCATGGTGGCGGATGCCATTATCCTCGAGGCCTCGCTGTCCTTCCTCGGCGCCGGCGTGCAGGATCCTGCTCCGTCCTGGGGCAACGTGATCTCCTACGGCCGCAACCTTGTCCTCTCGGGCGGCTGGTGGGCCACCACCTTCGCCGGCCTCACCATCCTGCTGACCGTCCTGGCTCTGAATATCCTGGCCGAAGGCCTCACCGACGCCATGGTGAACCCGAAACTGCGCAGGGCTCCCGTCGTAAAGGACGACGACGGAACTGCTTCATCGGTTGCCGGCGCCGCTGTGGACACTGAGGTTGCCACGTCCGTCGCCCAGCCGTCCGTGGTGGAAGAACACGAGCTCGACGGCGTCCGCGCGGCTTCCGGTGATGCCCTCACCGAGGAGCACTACAACACGTCAGCCCTGCTGACTGATGCAAAGGTGGCCGCCGCCAGCCCGCACGTCCTGCTCGACAGGGAACTGGAACTGCTGGCGGCCATCGAAGCCAAACGCACCGACCGCCTCCCCCAGGTCCCGTCCGGCGCACGCAACGTCCTGGAGGTCAAGAACCTGTCCATCCGTTTCCCGGGCCGCTTCGGCGACACCGCGATCGTGGACAACGTCTCCTTCACGGTCCGTGAGGGAGAAACAATGGGCCTCGTTGGTGAGTCCGGCTGCGGCAAATCGATCACCTCGCTTGCCATCATGGGGCTCCTGCCCAAGACGGCGCAGATCTCCGGATCCATCACGTTCGATGGCAAGGAACTGCTTGACCCGGCCACCGGCCACAGCAGCCCCCAGGCCTACGAAGGGCTGCGCGGCCAACAGATCGCCATGGTCTACCAGGACGCCCTGAGCTCCCTGAACCCCTCCATGAAGATCAAGGAGCAGATGGAGCAGCTGACCCGCCGCGGCGGACGCAAAACCCCCACTGAGCTGCTGGAGATGGTCAGGCTGGATCCCGTCCGCACGCTGGCCAGCTACCCGCACGAGCTCTCGGGCGGCCAGCGCCAGCGCGTGCTGATCGCCATGGCGCTCTCCCGTTCACCGAAGATCGTTGTTGCCGACGAGCCCACCACCGCCCTGGACGTCACCGTCCAGAAGCAAGTTGTGGACCTGCTCAACGAACTGCGCGAACAACTCGGCTTCGCCATGGTCTTCGTCAGTCACGACCTTGCGCTTGTTGCATCCCTGGCGCACCGCATCACGGTCATGTACGCGGGCCAGGTGGTGGAATCCGCGCAGGCCTCCGAGCTCCTGCAGAACCCGAAGCACGAGTACACCCGGGGATTGCTCGGCGCCGTCCTGTCCATCGAGGCCGACGCCGTCCGCCTGCACCAGATCCCCGGCACCGTGCCGTCCCCGCGCGACTTCGCCCCGGGCGACCGCTTCGCGGCGCGCTCACTGCGTGCCGACGCCGATCCCAACCAGCGGCTGGTCCTCACAGCCGTTCGATCCACCCAGGGCAACGACGCTGACCACTACTGGGCGAGCCACCTGAAGGAGGACGCAAAATGA
- a CDS encoding ABC transporter substrate-binding protein, whose amino-acid sequence MDKTIKNRPLVNSASRRSFLKLSGAAGIAAAFASSLAACGGPAATTAGASGSTAPINKDLIIEAGISYALSTGFDPLSSSGATPLAANLHVYEGLIELHPATREPYNALAAADPKMVSPTTYQVSLRQGAKFHDGTPVTADDVVFSFTRVMDPANKSLFSQFIPFIKEVKAVDAATAEFTLKYAFPGFGPRISVVKVVPKALANFPLGSEQLKAFDAKPVGTGPYKLISAVKDDKIVFEANPDYNGPMPALAKGMTWLLLSDAAARVTAMQSGRVQAIEDVPYLDVDGLKTKAAVESVQSFGMLFLMFNCTKGPFSDKRVRQALHYGLDKDSIIKKALFGNAKAASSYFQEGHPDYVKAKNVYSYDANKAADLLKEAGVTSLEFELLTTDTAWVKDVAPLMLESWNKIPGVKVTLKNLQSGALYADRVGKGDYSVVAAPGDPSVFGNDADLLLSWFYAGDTWMKGRANWAATPERAQLVDLMAKAGQSAGDEAKKLTGEIVDLVSEEVPLYPIFHRQLPSAWDSTKLSGFKPLPTTGVSFVGVGRTA is encoded by the coding sequence ATGGATAAGACGATCAAGAACCGTCCGCTGGTCAACTCCGCCAGCCGCCGGAGTTTCCTGAAATTGAGTGGTGCGGCGGGCATCGCGGCTGCTTTCGCCAGCTCACTGGCGGCCTGCGGGGGCCCTGCTGCCACCACGGCAGGCGCTTCCGGTTCAACGGCGCCGATCAACAAGGACCTCATCATCGAGGCCGGCATCTCCTACGCCCTGTCCACCGGGTTTGATCCGCTGTCCTCCTCCGGCGCCACACCCCTGGCCGCCAATCTGCACGTCTACGAAGGCCTCATCGAACTGCACCCGGCCACCCGCGAGCCGTACAACGCCCTGGCTGCCGCGGACCCCAAGATGGTCAGCCCCACCACCTACCAGGTGTCCCTCCGCCAAGGCGCCAAGTTCCACGACGGCACTCCGGTCACGGCAGACGACGTTGTCTTCTCGTTCACCCGTGTGATGGATCCGGCAAACAAGTCGCTGTTCTCGCAATTCATCCCCTTCATCAAGGAAGTCAAGGCCGTTGATGCGGCCACGGCCGAGTTCACCCTCAAATACGCTTTCCCGGGCTTCGGCCCGCGGATTTCCGTGGTCAAGGTTGTCCCCAAGGCCCTGGCCAACTTCCCGCTGGGCTCGGAACAGCTCAAGGCCTTCGATGCCAAGCCGGTGGGCACCGGCCCGTACAAACTCATCTCGGCAGTCAAGGACGACAAGATCGTTTTCGAAGCCAACCCTGACTACAACGGCCCCATGCCGGCCCTCGCAAAGGGCATGACCTGGCTGCTGCTCTCCGACGCCGCAGCGCGCGTCACCGCCATGCAGTCCGGCCGCGTGCAGGCAATCGAGGACGTCCCCTACCTGGACGTGGACGGCCTCAAGACCAAGGCCGCCGTGGAATCCGTCCAGTCCTTCGGCATGCTGTTCCTGATGTTCAACTGCACCAAGGGACCGTTCAGCGACAAGCGCGTCCGCCAGGCCCTGCACTACGGCCTGGACAAGGACTCCATCATCAAGAAGGCCCTGTTCGGCAACGCCAAGGCAGCCAGTTCCTACTTCCAGGAGGGGCACCCGGACTACGTCAAGGCGAAGAACGTCTACTCCTACGACGCCAACAAGGCCGCGGACCTGCTCAAGGAAGCCGGGGTCACCAGCCTGGAGTTCGAACTGCTGACAACGGACACCGCCTGGGTCAAGGATGTCGCCCCGCTGATGCTCGAATCCTGGAACAAGATCCCCGGGGTGAAGGTCACACTCAAGAACCTGCAGTCCGGTGCCTTGTACGCGGACCGCGTGGGCAAGGGCGACTACAGCGTGGTTGCGGCTCCGGGCGACCCCTCGGTCTTCGGAAACGACGCCGATCTGCTGCTGAGCTGGTTCTACGCCGGGGACACCTGGATGAAGGGCCGCGCCAACTGGGCCGCCACCCCTGAGCGCGCACAGCTCGTGGACCTCATGGCCAAAGCCGGCCAGTCCGCCGGGGACGAAGCCAAGAAGCTGACCGGCGAAATCGTCGACCTGGTTTCCGAGGAAGTGCCGCTGTACCCGATCTTCCACCGCCAGCTCCCCAGCGCGTGGGATTCCACCAAACTCAGCGGCTTCAAGCCGCTGCCCACCACCGGCGTCTCCTTCGTCGGCGTCGGCCGCACGGCCTAG
- a CDS encoding ABC transporter permease yields the protein MVTILRLLGRRLAALPLMILGITLLVFLVLQAAPGDQASSALGEGASEEAKEQYRQDNGLNDPLFLQYLGFLAKLLRFDLGVTTPPAKSVATMIGSAFPLTLQLTLLGVLIAVALSLAFGIVGALYRDKWQDQLVRVFSIAAVATPSFWLGILLIQWFALGSSPMFPSGGIATPESGFGGWLNSMALPALALGIPVSASLIRVVRTSMVEELDRDYVRTAIGNGVPYREVVSRNVLRNALVTPVTVLGLRIGYLLGGAVVIEMIFALPGMGQLILNGITNLDVNLVQGVVLTISVTFVLVNIAVDLLYLLINPRIRTV from the coding sequence TTGGTCACGATATTGCGTCTGCTCGGCCGAAGGCTCGCAGCATTGCCCCTGATGATTTTGGGCATCACCTTGCTGGTGTTCCTGGTCCTGCAGGCCGCACCCGGCGACCAAGCCAGCAGTGCCCTCGGTGAGGGCGCCAGCGAGGAAGCCAAGGAACAGTACCGGCAGGACAACGGCCTGAACGACCCGTTGTTCCTGCAGTACCTGGGCTTCCTCGCCAAACTGCTCCGCTTTGACCTGGGAGTCACCACTCCCCCGGCGAAGTCTGTGGCCACCATGATCGGTTCGGCCTTCCCGCTGACCCTCCAGTTGACGCTGCTTGGCGTGCTGATCGCCGTTGCACTGTCGCTGGCCTTCGGAATCGTCGGGGCTCTCTACCGGGACAAGTGGCAGGACCAGCTGGTGCGGGTGTTCTCAATCGCGGCGGTCGCCACGCCGTCGTTCTGGCTGGGCATCCTGCTGATCCAGTGGTTCGCCCTCGGCTCCAGCCCGATGTTCCCTTCGGGCGGCATCGCGACGCCGGAATCCGGTTTTGGCGGCTGGCTCAACTCGATGGCCCTGCCGGCCCTCGCCCTCGGTATTCCGGTCTCGGCGTCCCTCATCCGCGTGGTCCGCACCTCCATGGTGGAGGAACTGGACCGGGACTACGTCCGCACAGCCATCGGCAACGGCGTCCCCTACCGCGAAGTAGTGTCCCGGAACGTGCTGCGGAACGCCCTGGTCACCCCGGTGACCGTGCTGGGACTCCGGATCGGCTACCTGCTGGGCGGCGCCGTCGTGATCGAAATGATCTTTGCCCTTCCCGGCATGGGCCAGCTGATCCTCAACGGCATCACCAACCTCGACGTCAACCTGGTGCAGGGCGTAGTGCTGACCATCTCGGTCACCTTTGTCCTGGTGAACATCGCCGTCGACCTTCTCTACCTGCTCATCAACCCCCGAATCAGGACGGTCTGA
- the disA gene encoding DNA integrity scanning diadenylate cyclase DisA has product MARSPEDSLKATLGRVAPGTALRDGLERILRGRTGALIVLGSDRTIESICSGGFDIGIDFSPTRLRELAKMDGAIICDKDAGNILRAAVQLVPDSSIETQESGTRHRTAERVAIQTGVPVISVSQSMQIIALYVNGLRHVLEGSEKVLARANQALATLERYRSRLDQVTSSLSALEIEAMVTVRDVAVTLQRQEMVRRISEEISQYVLELGEDGRLLSLQLDELTVGRGPGSDVIIRDYAGPNASPEDIDGAVSALLSLGPTELIDLSRIAGIIGFAGGVETLDAVVQPRGYRLLSGLKAVPKAVADRLVDHFGGLQYLMAATIDDLMTVDGIGDQRARTVREGLSRMAEASLLDRFL; this is encoded by the coding sequence ATGGCTCGGAGCCCTGAAGATTCGCTTAAGGCGACTCTGGGCAGAGTGGCTCCAGGCACCGCTCTGCGCGATGGCCTGGAACGCATCCTCCGCGGGCGCACCGGCGCGTTGATCGTTCTGGGCTCGGACCGCACCATTGAATCCATCTGTTCCGGCGGATTCGATATCGGGATCGACTTCTCCCCCACCAGGCTTCGCGAACTCGCCAAAATGGACGGCGCCATCATCTGCGACAAGGACGCCGGCAACATCCTCCGGGCCGCTGTGCAGCTGGTTCCGGACTCGAGCATCGAGACCCAGGAGTCCGGCACCAGGCACCGCACGGCCGAACGCGTCGCCATCCAGACCGGCGTCCCGGTGATCTCCGTCAGCCAGTCCATGCAGATCATCGCCCTCTACGTGAACGGCCTGCGGCACGTCCTGGAAGGCTCCGAGAAGGTCCTTGCCCGCGCCAACCAGGCGCTGGCCACCCTGGAACGCTACCGTTCCCGCCTGGACCAGGTCACGAGTTCCCTGTCAGCGCTGGAAATCGAGGCCATGGTGACAGTCCGGGACGTCGCGGTGACGCTGCAGCGCCAGGAAATGGTGCGCCGGATCTCCGAGGAAATCTCCCAGTACGTCCTTGAGCTCGGCGAGGACGGACGGCTGCTTTCGCTGCAGCTGGATGAACTCACAGTGGGCCGGGGACCCGGCAGCGATGTGATCATCCGCGATTACGCCGGACCCAACGCGTCGCCGGAGGACATAGACGGGGCCGTCAGCGCCCTGCTGAGCCTCGGCCCCACCGAGCTGATCGACCTGAGCAGGATCGCCGGCATTATCGGCTTCGCGGGCGGCGTTGAGACCCTCGATGCCGTCGTGCAGCCGCGCGGATACCGCCTCCTGTCGGGCCTGAAGGCGGTACCCAAGGCCGTGGCGGACAGGCTCGTTGACCACTTCGGCGGCCTTCAGTACCTGATGGCAGCCACCATCGATGACCTCATGACCGTGGACGGCATCGGCGACCAGCGCGCCCGCACGGTCCGGGAGGGACTAAGCAGGATGGCCGAGGCGAGCCTGCTGGACCGTTTCCTCTAG